Proteins from one Anaerobranca californiensis DSM 14826 genomic window:
- a CDS encoding YraN family protein, translating to MNKQQLAKKGEDLASQYLQSQGLIFIRKNFRCKLGEIDLILQDEETIVFCEVKTRTNLKFGDPLEGIDKKKLNKLVKLAQYYLIKEKISKPFRIDCVGIYIQGKEYFINWIKNCTL from the coding sequence ATGAATAAACAACAATTAGCTAAAAAAGGGGAAGATTTAGCTTCACAATATTTACAAAGTCAAGGACTTATTTTTATTAGAAAAAATTTTAGATGTAAATTAGGAGAGATAGATTTAATTTTACAAGATGAAGAAACTATAGTATTCTGTGAAGTTAAAACTAGAACTAATTTAAAGTTTGGTGATCCGTTAGAAGGAATAGACAAGAAAAAGTTAAATAAATTAGTCAAATTAGCTCAATATTATCTCATTAAAGAAAAGATCAGTAAACCCTTTAGAATTGATTGTGTAGGAATATATATTCAAGGTAAAGAGTATTTTATCAATTGGATTAAAAATTGTACGTTGTAA